From one Erinaceus europaeus chromosome 4, mEriEur2.1, whole genome shotgun sequence genomic stretch:
- the ABT1 gene encoding activator of basal transcription 1 has product MEAEESEKEAGQSLGEAAEPKSEAEGDQEDFEEAASSGKKRVVPGIVYLGHLPPRFRPLHVRNLMSAYGEVGRVFFQPEDGFIRRKKKASTTDGKKRSKYSKDYTEGWVEFRDKRVAKRVAASLHNTPMGARKRSPFRYDLWNLKYLHRFTWSHLSEHLAFERQVRRQRLRAEVAQAKRETDFYLRNVEQGKRFLAADGNSDRPNGSWAFAQRLTEQELRARKAARPGGRERARLANAENQARSNKGLLAKIFGAPPPSGNMEESLLVKDS; this is encoded by the exons ATGGAGGCGGAGGAGTCGGAGAAAGAGGCCGGACAATCGTTGGGAGAAGCTGCGGAGCCGAAATCAGAGGCGGAGGGGGATCAGGAAGACTTCGAAGAAGCAGCTTCTAGCGGCAAGAAGCGGGTGGTGCCCGGTATTGTGTACCTGGGTCACCTTCCGCCTCGCTTTCGGCCTCTGCACGTACGGAATCTGATGAGCGCCTACGGCGAGGTCGGGCGCGTTTTTTTCCAGCCTGAGG ATGGGTTCATCAGGCGAAAAAAGAAAGCCTCGACCACGGATGGGAAGAAGCGTTCCAAATACAGCAAAGACTACACCGAGGGCTGGGTGGAGTTCCGGGACAAGCGAGTAGCCAAACGAGTGGCGGCCAGTCTCCATAACACTCCCATGGGTGCCCGGAAGCGCAGCCCCTTCCGTTATGACCTATGGAACCTCAAG TATTTACACCGGTTCACCTGGTCTCACCTCAGCGAGCATCTTGCCTTTGAGCGCCAGGTGCGCAGACAACGCCTAAGGGCAGAGGTTGCCCAGGCCAAACGAGAGACTGACTTCTATCTTCGAAATGTGGAGCAGGGAAAACGCTTCCTTGCGGCTGATGGAAACTCTGATCGCCCGAATGGCTCTTGGGCCTTTGCCCAACGGCTTACTGAGCAGGAGCTGAGGGCCCGGAAGGCTGCACGACCTGGGGGACGTGAACGTGCTCGTTTGGCTAACGCCGAGAATCAGGCACGCTCCAACAAAGGACTCCTTGCCAAGATTTTTGGAGCCCCACCACCTTCCGGAAACATGGAGGAATCTTTACTGGTTAAGGACTCTTGA